From a region of the Paenibacillus lutimineralis genome:
- a CDS encoding MerR family transcriptional regulator — translation MFKISEFSRLSKVSLKTLRYYDQIGMLKPRKVDHDTGYRYYSADQLLELNRIFIYKELGFTLPQIIQLLREDITLEHIQGMFKLKKNEIQQIIDMEQAKLARIEERMQLIKSEGQVEKGQEIRIKAEVAQPFLSLKAHGREEDIPELFRTFNQLLTKETRQLAQSPQVVLWKEIDEKEDEFEFEVGYFLTRELPAFSDTLQLCTLPSEPMMATMAFRSDSNFACTACVDLAKWIEENNYLIKENEPGREIYSPLSTKQNEQLMEIQIPITSR, via the coding sequence TTGTTTAAAATCAGTGAGTTTTCAAGGCTAAGTAAGGTCTCCTTAAAAACATTGCGCTATTATGACCAGATTGGCATGCTAAAGCCGAGAAAAGTAGATCATGACACCGGCTACCGTTACTATTCAGCAGACCAGTTGCTTGAGCTGAACCGAATCTTCATCTATAAGGAATTGGGGTTCACCTTGCCACAAATTATACAGTTGCTCCGCGAAGATATTACACTGGAGCATATTCAAGGGATGTTTAAGCTGAAAAAAAATGAAATCCAGCAGATCATTGATATGGAACAAGCCAAACTCGCCAGGATCGAGGAGCGCATGCAGCTTATAAAAAGTGAGGGGCAAGTGGAAAAAGGACAAGAAATCAGGATCAAAGCAGAAGTTGCTCAACCGTTTCTTTCTTTGAAGGCGCACGGGAGAGAAGAAGACATTCCAGAACTCTTTCGTACATTTAATCAATTGTTAACAAAGGAAACTCGCCAATTGGCTCAAAGTCCCCAGGTTGTTTTGTGGAAAGAAATCGACGAAAAAGAAGATGAGTTTGAATTTGAAGTCGGGTATTTTTTGACCCGAGAGCTTCCAGCATTTTCAGATACTCTTCAACTATGTACTCTTCCTTCTGAGCCGATGATGGCCACAATGGCCTTTCGTTCAGATTCTAACTTTGCTTGTACTGCCTGTGTTGATCTAGCGAAATGGATTGAGGAAAATAACTATCTGATCAAGGAAAACGAGCCCGGCAGGGAAATATATTCACCGTTATCCACAAAACAAAATGAACAACTAATGGAAATACAAATTCCAATTACAAGTAGGTAA
- a CDS encoding MFS transporter has translation MKRNLIICVLALAVFLIGTIEYIITGIIEMIAVDLGVSTSKVGLLVTVFALAAAIIAPILIALTINVDRKKLLMATLSVFIASNGLMFVNLSYETVIWIRIIQGVSGGISTVVAMAVATRLVDKERRGRAIGIILMGLSSSLVLGVPIGTFFSEMFGWRVLFILIGLLSVLPLLIIYKKVPAIKEEDKVTLRMQLSILKNPKILTALVITLFYIGGYSTLFTYITPFLQATSSLSITEISAVLFLAGICSFVGSRVGGQLADAKGSKFTICLGLLLQGATLLLFALAGVNLFVLILVLMIFMLATWSISPAQQLYLVTLAPRNPDIALSVNTSFIQFGFALGSGLGGLVISRTSVLYLNWLGLAAVCIALLLAILLFKKMSSDIGTPIVTNEQ, from the coding sequence TTGAAAAGAAACCTGATCATCTGTGTCCTCGCACTCGCTGTTTTTCTGATCGGCACCATTGAATACATTATTACAGGAATCATTGAAATGATCGCCGTGGACTTGGGAGTATCTACTTCCAAAGTTGGGCTTTTAGTAACTGTATTTGCTCTTGCAGCAGCTATTATCGCACCGATTCTGATTGCTTTAACGATAAATGTGGATCGCAAGAAACTACTTATGGCTACCCTTAGTGTGTTTATAGCCAGCAACGGACTCATGTTTGTAAACCTTTCTTACGAAACAGTAATATGGATACGAATTATTCAAGGGGTTAGCGGAGGAATCTCTACGGTGGTAGCCATGGCTGTAGCGACACGACTGGTTGATAAAGAAAGAAGAGGTAGAGCCATTGGTATTATTTTAATGGGGCTCAGCAGTTCGCTCGTGCTGGGGGTTCCCATTGGTACATTTTTTAGTGAGATGTTTGGCTGGAGAGTTTTATTTATTCTGATCGGTTTATTAAGCGTACTTCCATTGCTCATCATCTATAAAAAGGTTCCGGCAATCAAAGAGGAAGATAAAGTTACCCTCAGGATGCAACTCTCTATCTTAAAAAACCCAAAAATTTTGACTGCCTTGGTTATTACTTTATTTTATATCGGCGGTTATTCAACACTCTTCACTTATATTACGCCCTTCTTGCAAGCGACATCCTCCCTTTCCATAACTGAAATTAGCGCTGTTCTATTCCTGGCGGGAATTTGCAGCTTCGTTGGATCAAGAGTGGGCGGACAATTGGCAGATGCAAAGGGATCGAAATTCACGATTTGTCTCGGGCTCCTGTTACAAGGAGCAACTCTCCTCTTGTTTGCTCTAGCCGGTGTCAATCTCTTTGTATTGATCTTAGTTTTAATGATCTTTATGTTAGCAACCTGGAGTATTTCCCCTGCCCAACAGCTATATCTGGTTACTCTGGCACCTCGAAATCCGGACATTGCCCTAAGCGTAAATACTTCCTTCATCCAATTTGGTTTTGCACTGGGATCTGGATTAGGCGGGCTTGTCATCAGCCGTACATCTGTCCTGTATTTGAATTGGCTGGGCCTTGCTGCTGTATGCATAGCTTTACTTCTTGCGATCTTGCTATTCAAAAAAATGAGCAGTGATATTGGAACACCTATTGTTACTAATGAACAATGA
- the groL gene encoding chaperonin GroEL (60 kDa chaperone family; promotes refolding of misfolded polypeptides especially under stressful conditions; forms two stacked rings of heptamers to form a barrel-shaped 14mer; ends can be capped by GroES; misfolded proteins enter the barrel where they are refolded when GroES binds): MAKVIKFSEEARRAMLRGVDTLADAVKVTLGPKGRNVVLEKKFGSPLITNDGVTIAKEIELEDAFENMGAQLVKEVATKTNDVAGDGTTTATVLAQALIREGLKNVTAGASPIGLRKGIDKAVKVAVEELQKISKSIEGKQSIAQVAAISAADEEIGEQIAEAMEKVGKDGVITVEESRGFLTELEVVEGMQFDRGYVSPYMITDTDKMEAVLDNPYILITDKKISSTQEILPLLEKIVQQSRPLLVIAEDLEGEAQAMLIVNKLRGTFNAVAVKAPGFGDRREAMLQDIAALTGGQVITEKLGLDLKSTTIEQLGNARQVIVTKENTTIVDGNGDKADIDARVNQIRAQLEETTSEFDKEKLQERLAKLAGGVAVIKVGAATETELKERKLRIEDALNATRAAVEEGIVSGGGVALVNVYNAVAALDLSGDEKTGASIVLRALEEPVRTIAANAGEEGSVIVERLKKEEVGVGYNAATGEWVNMFDAGIVDPAKVTRSALQYAASVAGLFLTTEAVVADKPEPAAPAMPDMGGMGGMGGMM, encoded by the coding sequence ATGGCAAAAGTAATTAAATTTAGTGAAGAAGCACGTCGCGCAATGCTTCGTGGTGTAGATACTTTGGCTGATGCAGTAAAAGTAACACTTGGACCAAAGGGCCGCAACGTTGTATTGGAGAAGAAATTCGGCAGCCCGTTGATCACCAATGATGGTGTAACAATCGCGAAAGAGATCGAACTGGAAGATGCATTTGAGAACATGGGGGCTCAGCTCGTCAAAGAAGTAGCGACGAAGACAAATGATGTCGCTGGTGACGGTACGACAACAGCAACTGTACTTGCTCAAGCACTGATTCGTGAAGGCTTGAAGAACGTAACTGCAGGCGCTAGCCCAATCGGTCTTCGCAAAGGGATCGACAAAGCCGTGAAAGTAGCGGTTGAAGAGCTGCAAAAGATCTCCAAGTCGATCGAAGGCAAGCAATCGATCGCTCAAGTAGCTGCGATCTCTGCAGCAGACGAAGAAATCGGCGAACAAATCGCCGAAGCAATGGAAAAAGTGGGCAAAGATGGTGTTATCACTGTTGAAGAATCCCGTGGTTTCTTAACTGAGCTTGAAGTGGTAGAAGGTATGCAATTCGACCGTGGCTATGTATCTCCATACATGATCACAGATACCGATAAGATGGAAGCCGTCCTCGACAATCCATACATCTTGATCACCGACAAGAAGATTAGCAGCACGCAAGAAATCTTGCCGTTGCTTGAGAAGATCGTTCAACAATCGAGACCACTGCTTGTGATCGCCGAAGATCTCGAAGGCGAAGCACAAGCGATGCTGATCGTGAACAAACTGCGTGGAACGTTCAACGCGGTAGCTGTTAAGGCGCCTGGCTTCGGCGACCGCCGTGAAGCAATGTTACAGGATATCGCAGCCTTGACTGGCGGCCAAGTGATCACCGAGAAACTTGGTTTGGATCTGAAGAGCACAACAATCGAGCAACTGGGTAATGCACGCCAAGTTATCGTAACTAAAGAAAACACGACAATCGTTGACGGAAACGGCGACAAAGCCGATATCGATGCTCGTGTGAACCAAATCCGTGCGCAACTGGAAGAGACGACTTCCGAGTTCGACAAGGAGAAACTGCAAGAGCGTCTGGCTAAACTGGCTGGCGGCGTAGCGGTTATCAAAGTTGGTGCAGCTACAGAAACCGAATTGAAAGAACGCAAGCTTCGCATCGAAGATGCCCTGAACGCAACTCGCGCAGCGGTTGAAGAAGGGATCGTATCGGGCGGCGGCGTAGCGCTCGTGAACGTATATAACGCAGTCGCAGCACTTGACCTGAGCGGCGACGAGAAGACAGGCGCAAGTATCGTGCTTCGCGCTCTGGAAGAGCCAGTTCGCACGATCGCAGCGAATGCAGGTGAAGAGGGCTCCGTTATCGTAGAACGCCTGAAGAAGGAAGAAGTAGGCGTAGGTTACAACGCAGCTACTGGCGAATGGGTGAACATGTTCGACGCGGGTATCGTTGACCCTGCGAAGGTAACGCGTTCCGCTCTACAATATGCAGCATCCGTAGCAGGTCTGTTCCTGACTACTGAAGCGGTAGTCGCTGATAAGCCAGAACCAGCTGCACCAGCTATGCCTGACATGGGCGGCATGGGTGGAATGGGCGGAATGATGTAA
- the groES gene encoding co-chaperone GroES — MIRPLGERVLVEPIEQEETTAFGIVLPDTAKEKPQEGKVVAVGSGALKDGVRVPLEVKEGDRVLFSKYAGTEVKYEGKEYLIMKESDIHAIVG; from the coding sequence ATGATTAGACCATTAGGTGAACGTGTATTGGTAGAACCAATCGAACAAGAAGAAACGACGGCTTTCGGCATCGTGCTTCCAGATACAGCAAAGGAAAAGCCGCAAGAAGGCAAAGTTGTAGCCGTAGGTAGCGGCGCATTGAAGGATGGCGTCCGTGTTCCTCTGGAAGTGAAGGAAGGCGACCGCGTGTTGTTCTCCAAATATGCAGGTACTGAAGTGAAATATGAAGGCAAAGAGTATTTGATCATGAAGGAAAGCGACATCCACGCGATTGTCGGTTAA
- a CDS encoding DUF3298 domain-containing protein, producing the protein MTKKSIIALGVAGGILISGAVFTQLAYPVQAAQGVAPSAKSVVEAELSNKQEQKVTIKTKTLTSNSPYLKAQVKIPVVEGLKDTQYGLEMNDIIERNADKAIQEWEKLATEGAKDAKENKYEFRPYELYIDYEVKSDGSAAANPQQLLSFVVTQEGFSGGTSMPIKYFYNVWNKAEAERVTLEELFGTDYKAALNKQIREQIAMQPDDYFADEFKGIDAGQEEDFYVKDSKAVIVFPKYSIAPGAAGTPEFSIALSAKGGDNEAAEASVVINKSDYYTKADGQVMIPLRSTIEGLGFKLTWNAKEKRADLTKDAVFTSIELDKDQYFFNKVAPFSLGTAPELHNKNMYVPAEFVSKVLQGTIEKAENGALNVTLK; encoded by the coding sequence ATGACTAAAAAATCGATTATTGCTTTAGGAGTGGCTGGTGGAATCCTGATCAGCGGCGCAGTTTTTACCCAGCTGGCATATCCGGTACAAGCGGCTCAAGGCGTTGCACCTTCCGCCAAGAGCGTGGTTGAGGCAGAACTCTCAAATAAGCAAGAACAGAAGGTTACTATTAAGACGAAAACTCTCACTTCAAATAGCCCTTATTTGAAGGCCCAGGTGAAAATTCCAGTCGTTGAGGGCTTGAAGGATACACAATATGGCCTAGAAATGAATGATATTATTGAACGCAATGCGGATAAAGCGATCCAAGAGTGGGAGAAGCTGGCTACGGAAGGAGCCAAGGATGCGAAAGAGAATAAATATGAATTCCGTCCGTATGAATTGTATATCGACTATGAGGTGAAATCAGACGGCTCTGCTGCTGCTAATCCGCAGCAATTGCTCTCGTTCGTAGTTACTCAAGAGGGTTTTAGCGGAGGTACTTCCATGCCGATCAAATATTTCTACAATGTATGGAATAAAGCCGAGGCCGAACGGGTGACGCTTGAGGAATTGTTCGGCACCGACTACAAGGCAGCGCTGAACAAGCAAATTCGCGAGCAAATCGCTATGCAGCCGGACGATTATTTCGCGGATGAGTTCAAAGGAATCGATGCTGGGCAAGAAGAAGATTTCTATGTGAAGGACAGCAAAGCAGTGATCGTATTCCCTAAATACTCGATCGCACCAGGTGCTGCAGGAACACCGGAATTCAGCATTGCCCTTTCCGCCAAAGGTGGAGATAATGAAGCTGCAGAGGCAAGTGTTGTCATCAACAAGAGCGATTACTACACAAAAGCAGATGGGCAGGTTATGATTCCGCTGCGTTCCACGATTGAAGGCCTTGGCTTCAAGTTGACCTGGAATGCAAAGGAGAAAAGAGCAGACCTGACCAAAGATGCCGTATTTACATCGATTGAGCTCGATAAGGATCAATATTTCTTCAACAAGGTAGCGCCGTTCTCCCTTGGCACGGCTCCAGAGCTGCATAACAAGAATATGTATGTTCCTGCGGAATTCGTAAGCAAAGTGCTTCAAGGTACTATCGAAAAGGCAGAGAACGGAGCGCTTAACGTAACGCTTAAATAA
- a CDS encoding sensor histidine kinase, translating into MKSIKSKLLLSHFFIILLVTTLFSTVFLYGVHRYYYQGAKEAFAERVNVLSSYYNKFINDETLREKATEIFQQLPAADYMSVQVLDLSGKVLMDANGFEQKGHLSSPDIARAIQDGEGSWSGQTEQDGEHVIAYSYALYREENTVGVVRFVTSLAAVDKLYAEIVLVTLTLSLGIIAASFIVSLFLSSRMVGPLLELRRIANAYIRGDFHVRSENRQRDEIAVLGQTMNVMAEEILKTDKLKHEFISTVSHELRTPLTSIQGWSETLLTGDMQDREELLDGLQTIRDEAKRLNGMVNDLLDFSKLQAKHLEMHPTRWNVGELLHELKIQFSAHLEQKGVTLRTEYDASAGYITADRNRMKQVLINLLDNAIKFSHEGGEVLLRAQRLEQRLKLEVVDEGEGIAPADLEKMMTKFFKGKSKQSGSGIGLALSKEIVEMHGGSMKIDSELHKGTTVTIKLPSASSLLT; encoded by the coding sequence ATGAAGAGCATTAAGAGCAAGCTGTTATTAAGCCATTTCTTTATTATTTTGCTCGTTACGACCCTGTTCTCAACTGTCTTTCTGTATGGTGTCCACCGCTATTATTACCAGGGGGCGAAGGAAGCGTTCGCGGAGCGGGTTAATGTGCTGTCTTCCTACTACAATAAGTTCATTAACGATGAGACGCTGCGTGAAAAAGCGACGGAGATCTTCCAGCAGCTTCCGGCCGCTGATTATATGAGTGTTCAGGTGCTTGATCTGTCGGGAAAGGTGCTGATGGACGCCAATGGCTTCGAGCAGAAGGGGCACTTGTCCTCGCCGGATATTGCCAGAGCTATTCAGGATGGAGAAGGGTCATGGTCCGGACAGACAGAGCAGGACGGCGAGCATGTGATAGCGTACAGCTATGCCCTATACCGGGAGGAGAATACCGTCGGCGTCGTTCGGTTTGTTACATCCTTGGCTGCGGTTGATAAACTGTATGCGGAGATCGTCCTGGTGACGCTGACGCTTAGTCTCGGCATTATTGCCGCTTCCTTTATCGTCAGTTTATTTCTGTCGAGCAGAATGGTGGGCCCCCTGCTTGAATTGCGGCGCATAGCCAATGCGTATATCAGAGGGGATTTCCATGTCCGTTCCGAGAATCGGCAGCGCGATGAGATTGCCGTGCTTGGTCAGACGATGAATGTAATGGCCGAGGAAATTTTGAAGACTGACAAGCTAAAGCATGAGTTTATTTCTACGGTGTCCCATGAATTAAGGACGCCGCTTACTTCTATTCAGGGCTGGTCGGAGACGCTGCTTACTGGAGATATGCAGGATAGAGAAGAACTGCTCGACGGGCTGCAGACGATTCGTGATGAGGCGAAGCGGCTCAACGGCATGGTCAATGATCTGCTGGACTTCTCCAAGCTGCAGGCGAAACATCTGGAGATGCATCCAACGCGCTGGAATGTCGGAGAATTGCTGCATGAACTGAAAATACAATTCTCGGCCCATCTCGAGCAGAAGGGGGTTACTCTGCGAACCGAGTATGACGCTAGTGCCGGATACATTACCGCAGATCGCAACCGGATGAAGCAGGTGCTTATCAATCTGCTCGACAATGCGATCAAATTTTCACATGAAGGCGGAGAAGTATTGCTTAGAGCGCAGCGGCTTGAGCAGAGGCTGAAGCTTGAAGTTGTCGATGAAGGCGAGGGGATCGCGCCTGCTGATCTGGAGAAGATGATGACCAAATTTTTCAAGGGCAAGAGCAAGCAGTCCGGCAGCGGAATCGGGCTCGCTCTGTCTAAGGAGATTGTGGAAATGCATGGGGGAAGCATGAAGATAGACAGCGAGTTACATAAGGGGACAACGGTAACTATTAAATTGCCTTCTGCTTCATCGCTGCTGACGTAG
- a CDS encoding response regulator transcription factor, whose product MKVMIVEDERPIRNFVRINLKRQGIVVVEAESGEEAMEAVEREKDIDIALLDIQLPAISGLDVCRMLRRSFPKMGIIMLTALTQEEDLVAALEMGADDYICKPFSPTELLARINALYRRLHPVAYEMGGQLQSGIFVLSSKERKLWKNGIEVELTPTEYALMKLFLEHADASLSRDDILNAVWGQDYTGEVKTVDVHMRRLRNKIEEDPSHPHWIHTVWGHGYKWSSQYEEH is encoded by the coding sequence ATGAAAGTAATGATTGTGGAGGACGAGCGCCCGATCCGTAATTTTGTGCGCATCAACTTGAAACGGCAGGGGATCGTCGTTGTGGAGGCGGAATCTGGTGAGGAGGCGATGGAAGCCGTCGAGAGGGAGAAGGACATAGATATAGCCTTGCTTGATATTCAACTGCCCGCGATTAGCGGGCTTGATGTGTGTAGAATGCTCAGGCGCTCCTTTCCGAAAATGGGCATTATTATGCTAACAGCACTAACACAGGAGGAAGACCTGGTGGCCGCTCTTGAAATGGGAGCGGATGATTATATATGCAAACCGTTCAGTCCAACAGAGCTGTTGGCCCGGATTAATGCGCTCTACCGCAGATTGCATCCTGTGGCGTATGAAATGGGGGGGCAGCTTCAGTCGGGCATTTTTGTGTTATCGTCGAAGGAACGGAAGCTGTGGAAGAATGGAATTGAGGTGGAACTGACACCGACTGAATATGCGTTGATGAAATTGTTCCTGGAGCATGCAGATGCCAGTCTAAGCAGGGATGACATTCTCAATGCAGTATGGGGACAGGATTATACGGGTGAGGTGAAGACTGTCGACGTACATATGCGGCGTTTGCGCAACAAGATTGAGGAGGATCCTTCCCATCCGCACTGGATTCATACGGTGTGGGGACATGGCTACAAATGGAGCTCGCAGTATGAAGAGCATTAA
- a CDS encoding FG-GAP repeat domain-containing protein — protein MSGIVLLLGGCGLGSTPFQLLQPPAQSQQQSNIRQEVLQQLPPHSKLVIPDNGPYGATAIFIKDILGDGHRQVIAFYANESDEFEHGYIVLRENKGKWERMDQVTVPSRGIDFFQLADLDGDGRSEIITGWKGGVRGRNELQIHSVNEQDKLELDGDMLYTQMLVTDLEGNNRPELFNLSWDSEKMVAEAALYDFQDGQLVKQTALDLDGAINGYAQVVTGKVNGERQGIVIVADIGAHSSYTSMLIKEQGQLKDVLNADPLNPEFFNAQTTLSEDVNGDGILEIDRMKEPPGTEDIPYADMPFIHEWIQWTPQGKLQPVMDSFYDFENNYRFELPVRWTDQVTLQYIGDNNEGISFRPLRNPEISLLEIKMVPMSGKSQEIEKWKNAGYQFVSLREGKDKWIAGIFPESLDGYPNAIQSLAISVKELVSGFTDTKF, from the coding sequence ATGAGCGGAATCGTCTTGCTTCTCGGCGGCTGCGGTCTGGGTAGTACGCCATTTCAGCTGCTGCAGCCCCCTGCCCAGTCCCAGCAGCAGTCCAATATCCGCCAGGAGGTACTGCAGCAATTGCCGCCTCATTCCAAGCTGGTCATACCCGATAACGGACCTTATGGGGCGACGGCGATATTCATTAAAGACATTCTCGGGGACGGCCACCGGCAGGTGATTGCCTTTTATGCCAATGAAAGCGACGAATTTGAACATGGGTATATTGTATTGCGGGAGAATAAAGGGAAATGGGAACGGATGGACCAGGTCACCGTTCCGAGCCGCGGTATCGACTTCTTCCAGCTTGCCGATCTTGATGGAGATGGACGCAGCGAGATCATTACCGGCTGGAAAGGCGGGGTCCGCGGACGCAATGAGCTCCAGATTCATTCAGTGAATGAGCAGGACAAGCTTGAACTGGACGGGGATATGCTGTATACACAGATGCTTGTTACCGATCTTGAAGGCAATAACAGACCGGAGCTGTTCAACCTGTCCTGGGATTCCGAAAAAATGGTAGCGGAAGCCGCTTTATATGATTTTCAAGATGGACAGTTGGTCAAGCAAACGGCGCTTGATCTAGATGGAGCCATTAACGGCTATGCTCAGGTTGTTACCGGCAAAGTAAATGGAGAACGCCAGGGAATTGTCATCGTGGCCGATATCGGTGCCCACTCTTCTTATACTTCGATGCTGATTAAGGAGCAAGGACAGTTAAAGGATGTGCTTAATGCCGATCCGCTCAACCCGGAATTTTTCAATGCCCAGACGACCTTGAGCGAAGATGTCAACGGGGACGGAATTCTGGAGATTGACCGGATGAAGGAGCCTCCGGGAACAGAGGATATCCCTTACGCGGATATGCCGTTCATTCATGAGTGGATACAGTGGACGCCACAAGGCAAGCTGCAGCCCGTGATGGACAGCTTCTACGACTTTGAGAACAATTATCGCTTTGAACTGCCAGTGCGTTGGACCGATCAGGTAACACTGCAGTACATCGGCGACAATAACGAGGGCATATCGTTCAGACCCCTGCGAAACCCTGAGATATCGCTCCTGGAGATCAAAATGGTGCCCATGTCCGGCAAGAGTCAAGAGATTGAAAAATGGAAGAACGCAGGCTATCAATTTGTCTCCTTGCGCGAAGGCAAAGACAAGTGGATTGCTGGCATCTTCCCGGAGAGTTTGGATGGATATCCGAATGCGATTCAATCGTTGGCTATTTCGGTGAAAGAACTGGTCAGCGGTTTTACAGATACGAAATTTTGA
- the sdaAA gene encoding L-serine ammonia-lyase, iron-sulfur-dependent, subunit alpha, translating to MFSNVAELIALAEEKSCSIAEIMIRQEMEVSGKSREQIREQMSRNLEVMEKAVERGLSGVKSHSGLTGGDAVKMQQYIASGQGISGFTVLDAVSKAVATNEVNAAMGLICATPTAGASGVIPGVLFALVDKLHPTRDQMIDFLFTSGAFGMVVANNASISGAAGGCQAEVGSATGMAAGSIVALAGGTPQQSATAMAIALKNLLGLVCDPVAGLVEVPCVKRNAMGAAIAMVAADMSLAGITSAIPCDEVIEAMYRIGQAMPVALRETAQGGLADTPTGRRLKTEILNGERN from the coding sequence ATGTTTTCTAATGTGGCAGAGTTAATCGCACTAGCGGAAGAGAAATCATGTTCCATTGCGGAGATCATGATCCGCCAGGAGATGGAAGTTAGCGGAAAGAGCCGGGAACAGATCCGCGAGCAAATGTCGCGCAATCTTGAGGTGATGGAGAAGGCTGTAGAAAGAGGACTCAGCGGTGTGAAGTCACATTCGGGATTGACCGGTGGTGATGCGGTAAAAATGCAACAATATATCGCTAGTGGTCAAGGAATAAGCGGCTTTACTGTGCTTGATGCAGTTAGCAAAGCGGTCGCTACCAATGAAGTGAATGCGGCAATGGGACTGATTTGTGCCACGCCGACCGCTGGCGCTTCGGGGGTTATCCCGGGCGTATTATTCGCGCTGGTGGATAAGCTTCATCCGACCCGGGATCAGATGATTGATTTTCTGTTCACATCCGGGGCGTTTGGGATGGTTGTCGCCAACAATGCCTCGATTAGCGGCGCTGCTGGAGGCTGTCAGGCCGAAGTGGGCTCTGCAACGGGTATGGCAGCAGGTTCAATCGTGGCTCTGGCCGGAGGGACACCGCAGCAATCTGCTACAGCGATGGCCATAGCGCTTAAGAACTTGCTCGGTCTAGTATGTGATCCTGTTGCTGGCCTGGTTGAAGTTCCGTGTGTGAAGCGGAATGCGATGGGAGCAGCGATTGCCATGGTAGCTGCAGACATGTCGCTGGCTGGTATTACGAGTGCGATTCCTTGTGATGAAGTGATAGAAGCGATGTACCGGATTGGTCAAGCGATGCCGGTTGCACTGCGAGAGACCGCACAAGGCGGACTTGCAGACACGCCTACAGGACGACGGCTGAAGACAGAGATATTGAATGGTGAGCGGAATTAA